A genomic segment from Actinomyces lilanjuaniae encodes:
- the mtrA gene encoding MtrAB system response regulator MtrA yields MSTRILVVDDDASLAEMIGIMLESENYTPTLCHDGAKAMDAFRESSPDLVLLDLMLPGLDGVEICRLIRAESDVPIIMLTARTDTQDVVAGLEAGADDYVTKPFKSKELLARVSTRLRRTNPGAAEHVRAGDLDIDVAGHQVNRGSTTIALTPLEFELLVTLARSPWKVFTREELLSQVWGYQHPADTRLVNVHVQRLRAKIEKDPERPSIVVTVRGVGYRVGETA; encoded by the coding sequence ATGAGCACGCGCATTCTAGTAGTTGACGATGATGCCTCCCTTGCCGAGATGATCGGCATCATGCTGGAGTCGGAGAACTACACGCCCACTCTCTGCCACGACGGGGCCAAGGCTATGGACGCTTTTCGGGAGTCCAGCCCCGACCTGGTGCTTCTTGACCTCATGCTTCCAGGGCTTGACGGTGTCGAGATCTGCCGACTGATCCGGGCCGAGTCCGACGTCCCTATCATCATGCTGACCGCGCGCACAGATACTCAGGACGTTGTTGCCGGGCTTGAGGCCGGGGCCGACGACTACGTCACCAAGCCCTTCAAGTCCAAGGAGCTGCTGGCTCGCGTCTCGACACGACTGCGTCGTACCAACCCTGGCGCTGCCGAGCACGTGCGTGCCGGGGATCTCGATATTGACGTTGCTGGCCACCAGGTCAACCGGGGCAGCACCACTATCGCCCTAACACCCCTGGAGTTCGAGCTGCTGGTGACGCTGGCCCGCTCGCCGTGGAAGGTCTTCACCCGCGAGGAGCTCCTCAGCCAGGTGTGGGGTTACCAGCACCCGGCCGACACCCGGCTGGTCAATGTCCACGTCCAGCGTCTGCGGGCCAAGATTGAGAAGGACCCCGAGCGCCCCTCTATCGTGGTGACCGTTCGGGGGGTGGGCTACCGGGTCGGCGAGACCGCGTGA
- the mtrB gene encoding MtrAB system histidine kinase MtrB: MNPARPQADDIQERTSRTVPLPGFLRRSLELRMVFAASLIGLLLIILLLSFVTDRIRSEVFEDQRSTILADAGQRALAAQVEFDSATAVTADEVSAAAEEQVNDVNDSFAASGGVGVIMRRSAAETSPTVINDLETDTRLASLVSPQMEAAVEEGGVGAQYWQSVAVPDNQGGADPGIIVGTRVSLPLAGDYDLYLVYSLAGEQRVVSLASRNITIGGLGFLVMLILVVWAITRWVISPVRHTARAAERLASGELSERLNVQGEDEIATLARSFNHMAASLEDQIERLEALSKVQQLFVSDVSHELRTPLASIRLATEQIEDARTEISDPFALRSVEVLSQSVDRFEKMLTDLLDISRIDSGNVKLRLEEVDLAQVIDSVVETTRFHFDATGTELRLHLPQEAATAEVDVTRVERIIRNLVVNALEHGEGKPLDLTLAVDDEAVAIRVRDHGIGMSPDVVAKVFDRFYRADPSRQRSLGGTGLGLSISMEDAILHGGRLSAWGWPADGSSFLLVLPRHQGEDGGPGRLSGAGPLDLVPDDAPQVSRAGSADASADAGSTSLVSPLGPAPATRRTRPLVVLGDIPLAGEDTPVPDLGATGRVVVVLPGEEASQPTPDEAAEGTGR, encoded by the coding sequence ATGAACCCGGCCCGTCCCCAGGCTGACGACATCCAGGAACGGACGTCCCGTACCGTACCTCTGCCAGGCTTTCTTCGTCGCAGCCTGGAGCTGCGGATGGTCTTCGCTGCCAGCCTCATCGGCCTGCTCCTGATCATCCTGCTGCTGTCGTTCGTGACGGACAGGATTCGCTCGGAGGTGTTTGAGGACCAGCGCAGCACGATCCTGGCTGACGCCGGGCAGCGGGCGCTGGCTGCCCAGGTCGAGTTCGACTCCGCCACCGCCGTGACTGCTGACGAGGTCTCGGCGGCGGCGGAGGAGCAGGTCAATGACGTCAACGACTCCTTTGCCGCCTCCGGTGGCGTCGGCGTCATCATGAGACGCAGTGCGGCTGAGACCTCGCCCACGGTCATCAACGACCTGGAGACGGACACCCGGCTCGCCTCGCTGGTGTCTCCCCAGATGGAGGCGGCGGTGGAGGAGGGCGGTGTGGGGGCCCAGTACTGGCAGTCGGTAGCCGTTCCCGACAACCAGGGGGGCGCGGACCCGGGGATCATCGTGGGGACACGGGTGAGTCTGCCCCTGGCTGGCGACTACGACCTGTACCTGGTCTACAGCCTGGCGGGGGAGCAGAGGGTGGTCTCGCTGGCCTCAAGGAACATCACGATCGGCGGCCTGGGGTTCCTGGTCATGCTTATCCTGGTGGTGTGGGCCATTACCCGCTGGGTCATCAGCCCGGTACGCCACACTGCTCGCGCGGCCGAGCGCCTGGCCTCAGGCGAGCTCAGCGAGCGTCTCAACGTCCAGGGAGAGGATGAGATCGCCACCCTCGCCCGGTCCTTCAACCACATGGCGGCCTCCCTGGAGGACCAGATCGAACGCCTGGAGGCCCTGTCCAAGGTCCAGCAGCTCTTCGTCTCCGACGTCTCCCACGAGCTGCGCACGCCCCTGGCCTCGATCCGTCTGGCCACCGAGCAGATCGAGGACGCCCGCACGGAGATCTCTGACCCTTTCGCGCTGCGCAGCGTGGAGGTGCTGTCGCAGTCCGTGGACCGCTTTGAGAAGATGCTCACCGACCTGCTGGACATCTCCCGTATCGACTCCGGTAATGTCAAGCTACGTCTTGAGGAGGTAGACCTGGCCCAGGTGATTGACTCGGTCGTGGAGACGACGAGATTCCACTTTGACGCCACTGGTACCGAGCTGCGGCTCCACCTGCCCCAGGAGGCTGCCACGGCCGAGGTTGACGTGACACGCGTGGAGCGCATAATCCGCAACCTTGTGGTCAACGCCCTGGAGCACGGTGAGGGTAAGCCCCTGGACCTGACTCTGGCGGTGGATGACGAGGCCGTCGCTATCCGGGTCCGTGACCACGGAATCGGGATGAGCCCGGACGTCGTAGCCAAGGTGTTTGACCGCTTCTACCGGGCCGACCCCTCGCGGCAGCGCAGCCTGGGCGGGACTGGGCTGGGCCTGTCTATCTCCATGGAGGACGCGATCCTCCACGGGGGACGCCTGTCGGCGTGGGGGTGGCCCGCCGACGGCTCGTCCTTCTTGCTGGTGCTGCCTCGTCACCAGGGGGAGGACGGCGGGCCCGGCAGGCTCAGTGGTGCCGGCCCCCTGGACCTGGTCCCCGACGACGCCCCACAGGTCTCTCGGGCGGGGTCGGCAGACGCCTCCGCCGATGCCGGATCCACCTCCCTGGTGTCGCCCCTGGGGCCTGCTCCTGCTACCAGGCGCACGCGCCCGCTCGTCGTCCTGGGTGACATTCCTCTGGCGGGGGAGGACACGCCGGTCCCCGACCTCGGTGCCACCGGACGTGTGGTGGTCGTCCTTCCCGGGGAAGAGGCCTCGCAGCCGACCCCCGACGAGGCCGCTGAGGGGACTGGACGCTGA
- a CDS encoding DUF4350 domain-containing protein has product MTTVTSRESHVEDVGARLRQWRPLVLAASLLLVVTLAVIWLRPSQSEVTRAPDNPEAEGAMALAELLRAEGIEVARAGTLAQALDEVHDGATAVVVSPGRLTTAQRESLAQAGGDVVVIGDLEDGLEGLTSARADTSASTASILAPGCGEEDAAVAGSLARSATSIDLSKAPQATGCFPVAQDRFAYATEPLPSGGTLRLVADGSLATNAHLAEAGHAALAVRAAGRHEHVTWIDDQTATSPGPGTHPPCLPGCLSSRWTSS; this is encoded by the coding sequence ATGACCACCGTCACCTCCCGGGAGAGCCATGTGGAGGACGTCGGTGCCCGGCTCCGGCAGTGGCGCCCCCTCGTCCTGGCAGCCAGCCTGCTCCTGGTCGTCACGCTGGCCGTCATCTGGCTGCGCCCTTCCCAGTCCGAGGTCACCCGCGCACCGGACAACCCCGAGGCAGAGGGAGCCATGGCGCTGGCGGAGCTCCTCCGCGCCGAGGGGATCGAGGTCGCCAGGGCGGGCACGCTCGCCCAGGCCCTGGATGAGGTCCACGACGGGGCCACCGCTGTTGTGGTCAGCCCGGGAAGGCTGACCACCGCCCAGCGGGAGTCCCTGGCACAGGCGGGAGGAGACGTCGTCGTCATCGGCGACCTGGAGGACGGCCTTGAGGGGCTGACCAGCGCCCGCGCCGATACCTCCGCATCCACGGCGTCCATCCTGGCCCCGGGGTGCGGGGAGGAGGACGCGGCCGTCGCCGGGTCCCTGGCCAGGTCCGCCACCTCCATCGACCTGTCCAAGGCACCGCAGGCCACCGGCTGCTTCCCTGTGGCCCAGGACCGGTTCGCCTACGCGACCGAGCCGTTGCCCAGCGGGGGGACGCTGCGTCTGGTCGCCGACGGGTCCCTGGCAACCAACGCCCACCTGGCCGAGGCCGGGCACGCCGCCCTGGCGGTGCGTGCCGCAGGCCGTCACGAGCACGTCACCTGGATCGACGACCAGACCGCCACCTCCCCGGGGCCTGGGACTCACCCGCCCTGCCTCCCTGGCTGCCTCTCCTCACGCTGGACCTCGTCCTGA
- a CDS encoding AAA family ATPase encodes MSIVDPPAVTGSSPAAPVEDTTADPRERLVAVRTQVAKAVVGQDAAVTGLVIAMLVGGHVLLEGVPGVAKTLLVRTLATTLTLGTKRVQFTPDLMPGDVTGSLVYDSRSARFSFREGPVFTNLLLADEVNRTPPKTQAALLEAMEERQVSVDGESRALPEPFMVVATQNPVEYEGTYPLPEAQLDRFLLNLVLPRPDRSQEIEVLSRHAAGFDPRNLPEAGVQAVASGQDLVAAQEQVHTVGVTPEVLGYIVDLVRATRAMPSVALGVSPRGATALLAASRAWAWLAGRSFVTPDDVKALAVPALRHRILLRAEAEMEGTTTRAVVDSVLRSVPVPR; translated from the coding sequence ATGAGTATTGTCGACCCGCCCGCCGTGACGGGCTCCTCCCCCGCAGCACCGGTGGAGGACACCACCGCAGACCCGCGCGAGCGCCTGGTGGCGGTACGCACCCAGGTAGCAAAGGCCGTCGTGGGGCAGGACGCGGCAGTGACCGGACTGGTCATCGCCATGCTCGTCGGCGGCCACGTCCTGCTGGAGGGCGTGCCGGGAGTAGCCAAGACGCTCCTGGTACGCACCCTGGCCACCACCCTGACACTGGGTACCAAGAGGGTCCAGTTCACTCCGGACCTCATGCCCGGAGACGTGACCGGCTCCCTGGTCTACGACTCCCGTTCCGCACGGTTCTCCTTCCGCGAGGGCCCGGTCTTCACCAACCTCCTGCTGGCTGACGAGGTCAACCGGACGCCACCCAAGACCCAGGCAGCGCTGCTGGAGGCCATGGAGGAGCGACAGGTCTCCGTCGACGGCGAGTCCCGCGCCCTGCCGGAGCCGTTCATGGTCGTCGCCACCCAGAACCCTGTGGAGTACGAGGGCACCTACCCGCTGCCCGAGGCCCAGCTGGACCGCTTCCTGCTCAACCTCGTCCTGCCCAGGCCCGACCGCTCCCAGGAGATTGAGGTCCTGTCGCGCCACGCCGCCGGCTTCGACCCGCGCAACCTGCCAGAGGCCGGGGTCCAGGCGGTCGCAAGCGGACAGGACCTGGTTGCAGCACAGGAGCAGGTGCACACCGTGGGGGTGACACCGGAGGTACTGGGCTACATCGTGGACCTGGTCAGGGCCACTCGCGCCATGCCCTCGGTGGCCCTGGGCGTGTCCCCGCGCGGTGCCACAGCCCTCCTGGCAGCCTCACGCGCCTGGGCGTGGCTAGCCGGACGCTCCTTCGTCACCCCCGACGACGTCAAGGCCCTGGCTGTCCCGGCCCTGCGACACCGCATCCTGCTGCGCGCCGAGGCGGAGATGGAAGGGACTACCACCCGGGCCGTGGTCGACTCCGTCCTGCGATCAGTACCTGTCCCCCGCTGA
- a CDS encoding DUF58 domain-containing protein: protein MFLTMRTLWAMVPSIVVVVLLPRPALLAAWTGVVTLLVAADVAATPSTRHLSAQRRTARAIRLGASTTSTVTVTNSGPRAVTLSLRDAWPPSAGASKEYGDLTVPAGQHRQHVTTLTPWRRGYRQAGPLTVRSTGPLGLAGRQTSLQAEATLRVLPAFSSRRHLASRQARLREMDGRSAVITRGEGTEFDSLRGYVVGDDARSIDWRSSARRSEVVVRTWRPERDRRVLVLLSTGRTSAVRLGDEPRLDLQIEAALLLAALASHAGDRVEVAALDSAVRLQVRGESGPALMSTLANGLAPVEARLVEPNWPLMASVARSSLSQRALVVVLAALDGAGADAGMLQALSALAHQHTVVLASATDPSLEELRARRDDTEAVYTASAAEMDLIEHDAVRRYLHRAGVVVVEASGSRLAPDLADTYLDLKIAGRL from the coding sequence ATGTTCCTGACGATGCGCACGCTGTGGGCAATGGTCCCCAGTATCGTGGTCGTGGTGCTCCTGCCCCGCCCGGCACTGCTGGCTGCCTGGACCGGCGTGGTGACGCTTCTGGTGGCCGCCGACGTGGCAGCGACACCGTCGACACGGCACCTGAGCGCGCAGCGGCGCACAGCGCGGGCGATCCGCCTAGGAGCGTCAACAACCTCCACCGTGACCGTCACCAACAGCGGCCCGCGCGCTGTCACACTGTCCCTACGAGACGCCTGGCCACCCAGCGCCGGAGCCAGCAAGGAGTACGGGGACCTGACCGTCCCGGCCGGGCAGCACCGGCAGCACGTCACCACGCTCACCCCCTGGCGCCGGGGCTACCGTCAGGCAGGCCCGCTCACCGTACGCTCGACAGGACCGCTGGGGCTGGCCGGCCGACAGACCTCCTTGCAGGCAGAAGCGACACTGCGTGTCCTTCCCGCCTTCAGCTCCCGGCGACACCTGGCCTCCCGCCAGGCGCGCCTGCGTGAGATGGATGGACGCAGCGCGGTCATCACCAGGGGGGAGGGCACTGAGTTCGACTCTCTACGAGGCTACGTGGTCGGGGACGACGCGCGCTCTATCGACTGGCGCTCCTCCGCCAGGCGCAGCGAGGTGGTGGTACGCACGTGGCGCCCCGAGCGAGACCGGAGAGTCCTCGTCCTGCTGAGCACCGGTCGGACGTCCGCCGTGCGCCTCGGGGACGAGCCCCGGCTTGACCTCCAGATCGAGGCTGCCCTGCTCCTGGCCGCTCTCGCCTCCCACGCCGGGGACAGGGTCGAGGTGGCCGCACTGGACAGTGCTGTCCGTCTTCAGGTCCGAGGCGAGTCAGGACCGGCACTGATGAGCACCCTGGCTAACGGCCTGGCCCCCGTGGAGGCACGGCTGGTGGAGCCGAACTGGCCTCTCATGGCCTCGGTGGCCCGCTCCTCGCTCAGCCAGCGTGCCCTGGTCGTGGTGCTGGCAGCGCTGGACGGTGCCGGTGCTGATGCAGGGATGCTGCAGGCACTGTCCGCCCTGGCACACCAGCACACGGTCGTCCTCGCCTCCGCCACAGACCCCTCCCTGGAGGAGCTACGGGCCCGGCGTGACGACACCGAGGCGGTGTACACCGCCTCCGCCGCGGAGATGGACCTCATCGAGCACGACGCGGTGCGACGGTACCTGCACAGAGCCGGTGTCGTCGTGGTCGAGGCCAGCGGGAGCAGGCTGGCTCCCGACCTGGCCGACACCTACCTGGACCTAAAGATCGCAGGACGCCTGTGA
- a CDS encoding DUF4129 domain-containing protein, with the protein MPPPHLTETPSTVPASPLLLPSPLRPARWSPSVALAAGQAVMSGAPATPDAEEARRAAQEELSRRVYDNHPGLAERLWTWVSTRLDVTAVVPGAPPWVSVAVVVLCATAAACSLLLLLRRVAVVRRVHGLEDAVLNDDRDSAALAQAADQAATQADYATAVVERFRAVVRCLSEVGMLEEYPGMTAAEAARAASTSLGRLDRHPAGGTDASRLHRAASLFDGVFYGDITPTPSQDTWMRQLAADVADLVGSTRTRTASLVREES; encoded by the coding sequence GTGCCACCACCCCACCTGACCGAGACTCCCAGCACCGTCCCGGCTTCCCCGCTCCTCCTGCCGTCCCCGCTCCGCCCGGCCCGCTGGTCCCCGTCGGTGGCCCTCGCCGCGGGCCAGGCCGTCATGAGCGGTGCGCCGGCGACGCCGGATGCTGAGGAGGCGCGACGGGCCGCCCAGGAGGAGCTGTCCCGCCGGGTCTACGACAACCACCCAGGTCTTGCTGAGAGGCTGTGGACATGGGTGAGCACCCGCCTGGACGTGACAGCGGTGGTGCCCGGGGCACCACCGTGGGTGTCAGTGGCTGTCGTCGTACTGTGCGCCACGGCTGCCGCCTGCTCCCTGCTACTTCTCCTACGCCGCGTCGCCGTGGTACGCCGGGTCCACGGGCTGGAGGACGCTGTCCTCAACGACGACCGGGACTCAGCCGCCCTGGCCCAGGCTGCTGACCAGGCCGCCACACAGGCCGACTATGCTACCGCCGTCGTCGAGCGGTTCCGTGCCGTGGTCCGCTGCCTGAGCGAGGTCGGCATGCTTGAGGAGTACCCGGGAATGACTGCAGCCGAGGCTGCTCGCGCAGCCAGCACCTCCCTGGGCAGGCTGGACAGGCACCCGGCAGGCGGCACGGACGCCAGCCGCCTGCACAGGGCGGCCAGCCTCTTCGACGGCGTCTTCTACGGCGACATCACTCCCACCCCCAGCCAGGACACCTGGATGCGGCAGCTGGCGGCCGACGTGGCAGACCTGGTCGGCAGCACGCGGACGCGCACAGCCTCCCTGGTGAGGGAGGAGTCATGA